The following are from one region of the Eubacterium sp. MSJ-33 genome:
- a CDS encoding ATP-binding protein yields MEMDMQSAYGMVVKTKKISAICGSIVGLVLMMICLSTYFIYQKSKEEERKQKQLLLEAAEKADAASQAKSTFLLNMSHDIRTPMNAIIGFTNIALHQNVVADIHGSLEKVRESSNHLLSLLNDVLDLSRIESGKAVFSPEPVDITGLTDNVLAIMKGILYNRDLKFEVYRDRPKNPYVLADAARIREVLTNLLSNAVKFTKDGGMITLDISSHPGEDDKHMIVRYIVKDNGIGMSEGFQKKLFKPFSQEDDSGARTQYKGTGLGMAITKEYVHMMGGKIDVESKKGIGTTFIVEIPLELTEQDIHQKQEEPVYRDLTGVNVLMAEDNDLNAELATVMLEDAGMVVTRASDGKEAVERFKNHPRGTYDIILMDIMMPNMDGHQAAKTIRAMEKERPDASSIPIIALSANAFAEDVKASVDSGMNGHISKPFDMEEVTATIAKYVKP; encoded by the coding sequence ATGGAAATGGATATGCAGTCTGCGTATGGCATGGTAGTGAAAACAAAAAAAATTTCTGCAATCTGTGGCTCGATTGTCGGATTGGTGTTGATGATGATCTGTTTGAGCACCTATTTTATATACCAGAAAAGTAAGGAAGAAGAACGGAAGCAAAAGCAATTATTGTTGGAGGCTGCGGAAAAAGCAGATGCTGCCAGCCAGGCAAAATCTACATTTTTACTTAACATGAGCCATGATATCCGAACGCCAATGAATGCCATCATTGGATTTACCAATATTGCATTGCACCAGAATGTTGTTGCAGATATTCATGGAAGTCTGGAAAAGGTACGGGAAAGCTCAAATCATCTGCTTTCATTGTTGAATGATGTTCTTGATCTCAGTCGTATTGAGAGCGGAAAAGCAGTGTTTTCTCCTGAACCGGTGGATATTACCGGACTGACAGATAATGTTCTGGCAATCATGAAAGGTATTCTTTATAACAGAGATTTGAAGTTTGAAGTATACCGTGATAGACCAAAGAATCCCTATGTTCTTGCAGATGCTGCACGTATTCGGGAAGTTCTGACGAATCTTCTCAGTAATGCTGTGAAATTCACAAAGGATGGTGGAATGATAACCCTGGATATCAGCAGTCATCCGGGAGAGGATGACAAGCATATGATAGTCCGTTATATTGTGAAAGATAACGGTATTGGGATGAGTGAAGGGTTTCAGAAAAAACTATTTAAACCATTTTCGCAAGAAGATGATAGCGGTGCCAGAACACAATATAAAGGTACCGGACTTGGAATGGCCATTACAAAGGAATATGTTCACATGATGGGTGGCAAAATTGACGTTGAAAGCAAAAAGGGTATTGGAACCACTTTCATAGTGGAGATTCCGCTGGAGTTGACAGAGCAGGATATTCATCAAAAGCAAGAAGAACCAGTGTATCGTGATTTGACAGGGGTCAATGTTCTTATGGCAGAGGATAATGATCTGAATGCTGAGCTTGCTACGGTGATGCTGGAGGATGCAGGCATGGTTGTGACACGGGCATCCGATGGAAAGGAAGCGGTCGAACGATTCAAAAATCATCCGCGAGGCACTTACGATATTATTTTGATGGATATTATGATGCCGAACATGGACGGACATCAGGCTGCGAAAACGATCCGGGCCATGGAGAAGGAACGACCGGACGCAAGTTCGATTCCGATTATTGCCTTGTCCGCAAATGCGTTTGCGGAGGATGTCAAGGCTTCCGTGGATTCTGGTATGAATGGACATATTTCAAAACCATTTGACATGGAAGAAGTAACCGCTACCATTGCAAAATACGTCAAACCTTAG
- a CDS encoding PfkB family carbohydrate kinase yields the protein MINLVALPCLCVDVFDGTDELRAGGEALNFAVHASKFAEFNVSILGAVGQDSYAKFIMDSVSDKRIDVSHVRVEEDKVTANNRTYLTADGDRYYKDDSWTGDIVDKMILNQDELDFIKKSEVVFIHFWAGCFEQIIDLKKNNNFRLAVDFVEYRNFKEMEKYAPYIDYFLISGEESILPIFEAFSKKYKGLFNASLADKGSVTYYNGEKYFVPADEALEIVDTTGCGDSYHAGFVCSHMLIGDIYEAMRVGTEFATETLSHYGGF from the coding sequence ATGATAAATTTAGTGGCACTTCCGTGCCTCTGTGTAGATGTTTTTGATGGAACAGATGAATTGCGTGCAGGTGGTGAAGCTCTTAATTTTGCAGTTCATGCATCAAAATTTGCGGAGTTTAATGTTTCAATATTGGGTGCGGTTGGACAGGATTCCTACGCAAAATTTATTATGGATTCTGTTTCTGATAAGAGAATAGATGTAAGCCATGTAAGAGTTGAAGAGGATAAAGTAACTGCAAATAATCGTACATATCTTACGGCTGACGGTGACAGATATTACAAAGATGATTCATGGACGGGTGATATTGTTGATAAAATGATATTGAATCAAGACGAATTGGACTTTATAAAAAAATCAGAGGTTGTATTTATACATTTCTGGGCAGGCTGTTTTGAACAAATTATAGATTTAAAAAAGAATAATAACTTCAGATTGGCTGTGGATTTTGTAGAATATCGTAATTTTAAGGAGATGGAAAAATATGCACCATATATAGATTATTTCCTGATTAGTGGAGAGGAATCAATTCTTCCGATATTTGAAGCATTTTCCAAGAAGTATAAAGGACTATTTAATGCATCTTTAGCTGATAAAGGAAGTGTTACATATTATAATGGTGAAAAGTATTTTGTCCCAGCTGATGAAGCTTTAGAAATAGTTGATACTACTGGTTGCGGAGATAGCTACCATGCAGGCTTTGTGTGTTCTCATATGTTAATTGGTGATATTTACGAGGCTATGAGAGTTGGTACAGAATTTGCAACAGAGACATTGTCTCATTATGGTGGCTTTTAA
- a CDS encoding carbohydrate ABC transporter permease, whose translation MSGKSRTFMLITIPIVALFFTFNTLPLIQGAIYSFTNFRGYGSYEWVGFRNYIDLFHDARVGSSYLFTFKLAIVTTIIVNVVSLILAMALNSKIRFKSGLRGLYFLPNILGGLVVGYIFNYFFTYILPQIAIMLGFEGNSMLASSKMAWLAIAVVCAWQSIAMNTIIYISGLQTVPEDVYEAGSLDGATGFAKFRYLTFPLILPFFTINVVLCMKNFLMVFDQIMSLTKGGPAQSTESISYLIYNNGMSGGQFGFQSANAVVFFIVIVVISVLQMHFLGKKEEQL comes from the coding sequence ATGTCCGGAAAATCCAGAACATTTATGTTGATCACAATTCCTATCGTAGCATTATTCTTTACATTCAATACGTTGCCTTTGATTCAGGGTGCGATTTACAGTTTTACCAATTTCCGTGGGTATGGCAGCTATGAGTGGGTTGGCTTTCGGAATTATATTGATCTTTTTCATGATGCCAGAGTTGGTTCATCCTATCTGTTTACATTTAAGCTGGCTATAGTAACAACGATCATCGTAAATGTTGTCAGCCTGATTCTTGCGATGGCATTAAACAGCAAGATTCGCTTTAAGAGCGGTCTTCGTGGACTGTATTTCCTGCCAAATATCTTAGGCGGTCTGGTTGTTGGTTATATTTTTAACTATTTCTTTACTTATATTCTGCCACAGATCGCAATCATGCTCGGTTTTGAGGGAAACAGTATGCTTGCAAGTTCTAAAATGGCCTGGCTCGCAATCGCAGTAGTATGTGCATGGCAGTCGATCGCGATGAATACAATCATTTATATATCCGGTCTTCAGACGGTTCCGGAAGATGTATACGAAGCAGGATCTTTAGATGGTGCAACCGGATTTGCAAAATTCCGTTATCTGACATTCCCACTGATCCTTCCGTTTTTTACAATTAATGTAGTTCTTTGTATGAAGAACTTCCTGATGGTATTTGACCAGATCATGTCGTTGACAAAGGGTGGTCCTGCGCAGAGCACAGAATCTATTTCCTACCTCATCTACAACAATGGTATGAGCGGCGGACAGTTTGGATTCCAGAGTGCAAATGCAGTCGTGTTCTTTATTGTAATCGTAGTGATATCTGTGTTACAGATGCATTTCCTGGGTAAGAAGGAGGAACAGTTATGA
- a CDS encoding carbohydrate ABC transporter permease, with protein MKKSQRQIRKEYKEKGIKTGKERYNIGVTILLILGLVTILFPLYMTVMIAFKQPSEMTNDIHGILSFPQHWSLSNFKEAMEVTDFWHSLGNSLFITLTTIALSIVIHSLIGYVLGRSKKKNRIYNGIYLYLVSGMFVPFAILMMPLVKQTAKMGLANMVGVVLLYTVFYLPMNTMLYAGYLNNLPLELEEAAYVDGTTTWTTYWKIIFPNMKPMHATVAILTALGTWNDVMTPLVIMSGDQNTLPLAQLNFQTQFGTNYNLAFASYLLALLPILIFYIICQKQIIAGVANGAVK; from the coding sequence ATGAAAAAATCGCAGAGACAGATCAGAAAAGAATATAAAGAAAAGGGGATTAAGACAGGAAAAGAACGATATAATATCGGGGTTACGATTCTGTTAATCCTTGGCCTTGTAACCATCCTGTTCCCATTATATATGACGGTTATGATCGCATTTAAGCAGCCGTCTGAGATGACAAATGATATCCATGGAATCTTATCTTTTCCACAGCACTGGAGCCTGAGTAATTTTAAGGAAGCTATGGAGGTGACAGATTTCTGGCATTCTCTTGGTAACAGTTTATTTATCACACTGACAACGATTGCATTATCGATCGTAATACATTCCCTGATCGGTTATGTACTTGGACGAAGCAAGAAAAAGAATCGGATCTATAATGGAATTTATCTTTATCTTGTCAGTGGTATGTTCGTACCATTCGCTATTTTGATGATGCCGCTTGTAAAACAGACAGCAAAAATGGGACTGGCAAATATGGTTGGCGTGGTGTTACTTTATACAGTATTTTATCTTCCGATGAACACCATGTTATATGCAGGATATCTGAATAATCTTCCGCTTGAACTGGAAGAGGCAGCCTATGTTGACGGAACCACGACATGGACGACTTACTGGAAGATTATCTTCCCGAATATGAAACCAATGCATGCAACGGTTGCAATCCTTACAGCCCTTGGTACATGGAATGACGTTATGACACCGCTTGTAATTATGTCCGGTGATCAGAATACACTTCCGCTTGCGCAGTTGAATTTCCAGACTCAGTTTGGAACAAATTACAATCTGGCCTTTGCATCTTATCTGTTAGCGCTGCTTCCGATACTGATCTTCTATATTATTTGCCAGAAACAGATCATAGCAGGTGTGGCAAACGGAGCAGTAAAATAA
- a CDS encoding ABC transporter substrate-binding protein has translation MLKWKKPLFVLTMMTGFCLLTGCGKNNKDGKTVIELVQYKPEATSYFEEVEERFNASHDDVELKISSPNDAMTVLKTRFVREDNPDIIGIGGDINYSNFIDADMLMDISDFDGLADIKENYLTICENLKFIPTEGTYSVPYVANAAGILYNRDMFEEHGWEIPETWDELLALCDEIEAEGILPFYMGYKDTWTCLSPWNSAVASLTSPTVCKDVNKGETTFSDQYVQVAEEMKTLLQYGEANPVAYSYNDACTAFAKGESAMYMIGSYAVPQIQSVNPDINIDSFVFPASNNKEDMVLTSGVDLQFCVMEDCPNKEAAYEVLRFLLEDENVQDYIDNQNAVPCKKGDFKLASMLDGMREYLDNGIVTDYQDHFYPSEMAVDAMIQTYLLDGDTEAFLKKFDTEWKRYNRDLIAKVRKYEQEHSGEEE, from the coding sequence ATGCTAAAATGGAAAAAACCATTATTTGTACTTACGATGATGACTGGTTTCTGCTTACTGACGGGGTGTGGCAAGAATAACAAAGACGGAAAAACAGTGATCGAACTGGTACAGTACAAGCCGGAAGCAACCTCTTATTTTGAAGAAGTTGAGGAACGGTTTAATGCCAGTCATGATGATGTTGAATTGAAGATCAGTTCTCCGAACGATGCAATGACAGTGTTGAAGACCAGATTTGTTCGTGAAGATAACCCGGATATCATTGGTATTGGCGGTGACATCAATTATTCGAATTTTATTGATGCCGATATGTTGATGGATATTTCTGATTTTGATGGACTGGCAGATATTAAGGAAAATTATCTCACGATCTGTGAGAACCTGAAATTTATTCCAACAGAAGGAACATACAGTGTTCCATATGTGGCAAATGCTGCAGGTATCCTGTACAACCGGGATATGTTTGAGGAGCATGGATGGGAAATCCCGGAAACATGGGATGAGCTTCTTGCATTATGCGATGAGATTGAAGCAGAAGGAATTCTTCCGTTTTATATGGGTTACAAGGATACATGGACCTGTCTTTCTCCATGGAACAGTGCAGTAGCTTCATTGACATCCCCGACCGTATGTAAGGATGTTAATAAGGGAGAAACTACATTTTCCGATCAGTATGTTCAGGTTGCGGAAGAAATGAAAACCCTGCTTCAGTATGGGGAAGCCAATCCGGTTGCATATTCTTATAATGATGCTTGTACAGCATTTGCAAAAGGTGAGTCGGCAATGTATATGATCGGAAGCTACGCTGTACCGCAGATTCAGTCAGTAAATCCGGATATCAATATTGATTCATTTGTATTCCCGGCTTCTAACAATAAGGAAGACATGGTTTTGACATCCGGTGTCGATCTTCAGTTCTGCGTGATGGAAGACTGTCCGAATAAGGAAGCAGCCTATGAAGTCCTCCGTTTCCTGTTAGAAGATGAAAACGTACAGGACTATATCGACAATCAGAATGCAGTACCTTGTAAGAAAGGTGATTTCAAGCTTGCATCTATGTTAGACGGTATGCGGGAATATCTGGACAACGGAATCGTGACAGATTATCAGGATCATTTTTATCCATCTGAGATGGCGGTAGATGCAATGATTCAGACTTATCTGTTAGATGGAGATACAGAAGCGTTTTTGAAGAAATTTGATACGGAATGGAAACGGTACAATCGTGACCTGATCGCAAAGGTTCGCAAATATGAGCAGGAGCATTCCGGAGAGGAGGAATAG
- a CDS encoding AraC family transcriptional regulator, which translates to MHEYLFSIFPNEKFIDLGLYQYGWERCTPAHQFGPAARTHYLFHYVISGTGLLMAQDQKGETRNYSIKSGQGFLLYPGQISTYIADKTNPWEYAWLEFDGLRVKEALDIAGFSKDQPIYHATAKEYREIMMNEMLYIAKHPDEPPFHLIGHSYLFLDALIRSTSSTRMIKTGKMSDYYIKEAINFVEQNFPYDISIEDIAACCGINRSYLGKIFHDSIGKTPQEFLINYRMSKATELLKMTKLSIADIGNAVGYPNQLHFSRAFKNIYGVSPKNWRDQNH; encoded by the coding sequence ATGCATGAATACCTTTTTTCTATATTTCCAAATGAGAAATTTATAGATCTTGGACTATATCAGTACGGATGGGAACGCTGTACACCGGCTCATCAGTTCGGACCGGCTGCCAGAACCCACTATCTGTTTCATTATGTCATCTCCGGAACTGGACTTTTAATGGCTCAGGATCAAAAAGGAGAGACTAGAAATTATTCGATCAAAAGCGGACAGGGCTTTCTTCTGTATCCGGGACAGATCAGCACCTATATCGCAGATAAGACTAACCCTTGGGAATATGCCTGGCTGGAATTTGATGGATTACGGGTAAAAGAAGCACTGGACATTGCCGGTTTTTCAAAAGACCAGCCTATCTATCATGCCACCGCAAAGGAATACCGGGAAATCATGATGAACGAAATGCTCTATATTGCCAAGCACCCAGATGAACCGCCTTTTCACCTGATCGGTCATTCCTACCTTTTTCTGGATGCACTCATCCGTTCCACCTCCTCTACCCGGATGATAAAAACCGGTAAAATGAGCGATTACTATATAAAAGAGGCAATAAACTTCGTAGAACAGAATTTTCCTTATGACATCTCTATCGAAGATATAGCTGCCTGTTGCGGCATCAACCGCAGCTATCTGGGAAAGATATTTCATGACTCCATTGGCAAAACGCCACAGGAATTCCTGATAAACTATCGGATGTCCAAAGCAACAGAGCTGCTGAAAATGACGAAACTATCAATTGCAGATATAGGAAATGCAGTCGGCTATCCAAACCAACTGCATTTCTCAAGAGCTTTTAAAAATATATATGGTGTCTCCCCCAAAAACTGGCGGGATCAGAATCACTAA
- a CDS encoding zeta toxin family protein: MDTKEITVSDLAREQIRNAERLFPLILEKTEERKEKKTIISVSGGSGVGKTGMAFLLQNMFEKQGKKSLIISGDNYPHRIPVYNDAERIARFRMSGLNGLITEKLYTDEVKEKLLELQKAGRDAEEQEDMQWLSIYQKYGDKALTDYLGTDQELDYEAVSNLLMQFHGGTSQLLLRHMGRTPDDIWYDRRDVSDTDILILEWTHGNSAYLQGVDVSVVLISTPEETLENRKKRNRDTAIDSPFVARVLRIEQKKINDGLDRADIIQDMHGRIYTE; encoded by the coding sequence ATGGATACGAAAGAAATTACAGTATCAGATCTGGCACGGGAGCAGATCAGAAACGCAGAACGATTATTTCCGTTGATTCTTGAAAAAACAGAAGAAAGAAAAGAGAAAAAAACAATCATATCGGTATCCGGAGGTTCTGGTGTTGGTAAGACCGGAATGGCTTTCTTACTTCAAAATATGTTTGAAAAACAGGGAAAGAAATCACTTATTATAAGCGGGGACAATTATCCACATCGGATTCCTGTGTATAATGATGCAGAACGAATTGCGAGATTTCGTATGTCCGGATTAAATGGACTTATAACCGAAAAGCTATATACAGACGAAGTAAAAGAAAAACTATTAGAGCTTCAAAAAGCCGGAAGGGATGCAGAAGAACAGGAGGACATGCAGTGGTTATCCATATATCAGAAGTATGGAGACAAGGCTCTTACAGACTACCTGGGTACGGATCAGGAACTCGATTATGAAGCTGTGTCGAATCTTCTCATGCAGTTTCATGGAGGAACCTCACAACTGCTGCTACGTCATATGGGAAGAACCCCGGATGATATCTGGTATGATCGCCGGGATGTATCAGATACAGATATTCTGATCCTTGAATGGACACATGGAAACAGTGCATACCTGCAGGGGGTGGATGTATCTGTTGTATTGATCAGTACGCCGGAAGAAACACTTGAAAACCGAAAAAAGAGGAATCGTGACACTGCCATTGACAGTCCCTTTGTAGCCAGAGTATTAAGAATTGAGCAGAAAAAGATTAATGATGGGCTGGATCGGGCAGATATCATTCAGGATATGCATGGCAGGATTTATACGGAATAG
- a CDS encoding alpha-galactosidase, with product MAIIYNKEKRIFSLHTEHTTYQMMADAHDYLLHLYYGKRLDSEMDYILTYYDRGFSGNPYDLGNDRTYSLDALPQEFPVLGTGDYRTTAGKIREANGCMALDLRYTGYQLQDGKYDLPGLPAAHAEAAQTLCIYLKDERVGVEVTLLYGVLPDCDVITRSVKVTNVGRNEIYLEKLSSACLDLLYGDYDVLTFYGRHAMERNMQRTPVSHGRQVIGSNRGTSGHQYNPYMILAEHGTTETAGACYGVSLVYSGSFEGSVELDQFDQIRLVMGLQEDFFSYQLKPEQTFYAPEAVLSYSAYGIEQLSNQMHHLVREHICRGKYKDQIRPVLVNSWEACYFDFNGEAIVNLAEQAAALGVELLVMDDGWFGTRDDDNSSLGDWIVNEDKLGCSLAELTKRVHDKGVQFGIWIEPEMVSENSDLYRKHPEWAIQVPGKHPVHGRNQLVLDFANPEVVDHIYGQIAAVLRQGDINYVKWDMNRSLCDIYSDSMVWQGNVMYDYMLGVYDLLERLTQAFPDMLWEGCSGGGGRFDMGMLYYTPQIWCSDNTDAVDRIRIQYGTSFAYPLSTMGAHVSAVPNHQTGRVTDMNTRGVVAMTGAFGYELDLGKLSEEDKTAVREQIKTYHEAAPVILKGDYYRLSNPFEAEYGAWMSVDEGKKHAVVGAVLLNTHGNYPVFYIRLRGLAPERSYRDKKTGVVYSGAALMELGMPITIVSGNYPSYQILLDAVE from the coding sequence ATGGCTATTATATATAACAAAGAGAAAAGAATATTTTCACTCCATACGGAGCATACCACTTACCAGATGATGGCCGATGCACATGATTATTTGCTCCATCTGTATTACGGAAAGCGCCTGGATTCGGAAATGGATTATATACTGACGTACTACGATCGCGGTTTTTCGGGAAATCCATATGATCTTGGAAATGACCGTACGTATTCCCTGGATGCACTTCCTCAGGAATTCCCTGTTCTTGGAACCGGTGATTACAGAACAACGGCAGGAAAGATCCGTGAAGCAAATGGCTGTATGGCACTTGATCTCCGCTATACAGGCTATCAGCTTCAGGACGGTAAGTATGATCTCCCGGGACTTCCGGCAGCACATGCGGAAGCTGCACAGACTCTGTGCATATATCTGAAGGATGAAAGAGTCGGCGTAGAAGTGACATTATTATATGGCGTGTTACCTGATTGCGATGTAATAACCAGAAGTGTAAAAGTTACAAATGTCGGAAGAAATGAAATTTATCTGGAGAAGCTTTCCAGCGCATGTCTTGATCTTCTGTATGGAGATTATGATGTATTGACATTTTATGGACGGCATGCAATGGAACGGAATATGCAGCGAACACCGGTATCACATGGCAGACAGGTGATCGGAAGTAATCGCGGTACGTCCGGCCATCAGTATAATCCATATATGATTCTTGCGGAACACGGCACAACAGAGACCGCCGGAGCCTGTTATGGTGTATCACTGGTGTACAGTGGAAGCTTTGAGGGAAGCGTAGAATTAGATCAGTTTGACCAGATCCGTCTGGTTATGGGTCTTCAGGAGGATTTCTTTTCCTATCAATTAAAGCCGGAGCAGACATTTTATGCTCCGGAAGCAGTTCTGTCATATTCCGCGTATGGTATAGAACAGCTATCCAATCAGATGCATCATTTGGTGAGAGAGCATATCTGCCGCGGAAAATATAAAGATCAGATCCGTCCGGTTCTTGTAAATAGCTGGGAAGCCTGTTATTTTGATTTTAATGGTGAAGCAATCGTTAATCTTGCGGAGCAGGCTGCAGCACTCGGGGTGGAGCTTCTGGTCATGGATGATGGCTGGTTTGGCACAAGAGATGATGATAATTCATCCCTTGGTGACTGGATTGTAAATGAAGATAAGCTGGGCTGTTCTCTTGCGGAGCTGACAAAACGTGTTCATGACAAAGGTGTTCAGTTTGGCATCTGGATAGAGCCGGAGATGGTTTCAGAAAACAGTGATCTTTACAGAAAACATCCGGAGTGGGCAATTCAGGTTCCAGGTAAACATCCGGTACATGGCAGAAATCAGCTTGTACTTGATTTTGCAAATCCGGAGGTGGTGGATCATATCTATGGACAGATTGCAGCTGTCCTTAGGCAGGGCGATATCAATTATGTGAAATGGGATATGAACCGGAGCTTATGTGATATATATTCCGACAGCATGGTATGGCAGGGAAATGTAATGTATGACTATATGCTTGGTGTATATGACCTGCTGGAACGACTGACGCAGGCATTTCCGGATATGTTATGGGAAGGCTGCTCCGGCGGTGGCGGAAGGTTTGATATGGGTATGCTGTATTATACACCACAGATATGGTGCAGTGATAACACAGATGCAGTTGATCGTATCCGTATCCAGTATGGTACATCATTTGCTTATCCTTTATCCACGATGGGAGCCCATGTATCTGCGGTGCCGAATCATCAGACCGGCAGAGTGACGGATATGAATACCAGAGGTGTGGTTGCCATGACAGGTGCATTCGGATATGAACTGGATCTCGGAAAGTTATCTGAGGAAGATAAGACGGCAGTCCGGGAACAGATCAAAACCTATCATGAAGCAGCACCGGTTATTTTAAAAGGGGATTATTACAGATTAAGTAATCCGTTTGAGGCGGAATATGGAGCATGGATGTCTGTCGATGAAGGGAAAAAACATGCAGTTGTAGGTGCTGTTTTATTAAATACACATGGTAATTATCCTGTATTTTATATTCGATTGAGAGGGCTTGCGCCGGAACGTTCCTATCGGGATAAGAAAACAGGTGTTGTTTATTCAGGAGCTGCTTTGATGGAACTTGGTATGCCGATTACGATAGTGTCCGGTAATTATCCAAGCTATCAGATCCTGCTTGATGCAGTAGAATAA